The Clostridium beijerinckii genomic sequence CATTTCTATCATGGTTTGAGTTACATCAAAATCTGAAATCACACCATCTTTTAAAGGTCTAATAACAACTATATTTCCAGGAGTTCTACCTATCATTTTTTTTGCTTCTTCCCCAACTGCTATAACCTTCTTTGTACCACTGTTAATTGCTACAACTGAAGGCTCTCTTAAAACTATACCTTTTCCTTTTAAATAAACTAAAGTATTTGCCGTTCCTAAATCTATTCCTATATCTTTCGATATTCTAAATAAACCCATATATGATCTCCTTCCAAATTTACAAGATGTCTTTTTCTTTTAAACTTATATCTAATGTTTTTTTCCAATAATACTATAGTATAGCATATCTATAGCTAATAACTTATTGCATTACTTAAGTCTGTGAGTGACTCTAATATCACAATAGCTTTGAAATGAATCTATAAAAATTAAACCTTGCAAGATTTAATTGTAAATACGAGAATATTACTTGTTCAATAATCTACTATGCTTATAATAATTCTCATTTAAATTTATTTCTTATATGGATATAAGCTAATTTCAGCGTTTCTATTTTATAATTTTTCAACAAATTTCTTTTATATTTTTTTCATATTTTTTTAGTTTTTTTCATACTTTTTATTATTTATATTATATAATTATTATATTTAGCTTCCCTTTGTATCTATTGTTAATTAAAGGTATTCAATCTTAATTTAAAATTTTTCTCACTTAACATGCCAATAATCTTTAATCTATTATGAAAAATAACTTTATTTAGGTTTGTTAATAATGCTAAGGAGTTAATTATGACTAATAAATTAGAAAATATTCTAGAAAAAGAAGATATACAATTTGTATGTGACATAATGTCTAAAACCTTCATGTTACCTATTCATTTCTTAGACAAAAATGGAGATGTTTTATTTGAATCCGCGGAAAGATTTGTACATAATCCTGTATTTCCATGTAAGACCGATGTATTCAATAGTTTAATTGAGAATAATGAGATTTATAATTTTCCTATTTTAAAAATTAATAGCTTCTATGAAACTTTTTTTTATATCTCAATAAAAGACTATAAAAGCTTTATAGGTACCTTCATAGTAGGTCCATCTTTATCATCTAATCTTACATTAGAAACTATTGACGAATTAATTTCTGATTTTAACCTTCCAATTACATATAAAAAGAAATTTTTCAATTACTATAATCAACTTCCCGTGATAAACACTAGTACATTATTAAACTTCAGCTTGGTGTTATATTACTCCATATATAAAACCAAGCTTGATATAGATACCATAAAAGAAAAGAATTCTGCATTAGAACATAACGTCCCTCAAATGCACAATCTTTTGAACTTAACTTTATCTGAAACTCGTAAGAATAATACTTTCCATATTCCTTATAAGTATGAACAATTATTGTTTCTTCTTATTAAGGAAGGTGACCAAAATAAGCTATTAGATTTCCTGTACAGTCCTCCAAGTGGAGAAAAAGGAACTTTATCAAAACGAAGCCCTTTACGCCATTTTAAAAACGAATTTATATACGCTTGTACAATAGCCTATCGTGCTGCTATTGATGGTGGCGTTAATTCTGAAGTTGCTTATGCTCTTAGTGTTCAATATACACAACATATGGAAGAGTTAAAAAACGTTCAAGATGTTCAAGATCTAAGATTGAAAATGTTTTTAGACTTTACAAATATGTCTTATATTGCTAAAAATAAACCACGATATTCAAAATATATCACTAAATGTCAAAATTTTATTTTCAGCCATATATATGAAGATATTACACTTTCACAATTGTCAAAAGCCGTTAATTTGAATCCTAATTATCTATCAGGATTGTTTAAGAAAGAAGTAGGAATGACAATAAGTAACTATATTCAAAAAGAACGGATTGAAGAAGCAAAGAAATTATTGATTTTAACTGATAATTCCTTATCTGAAATATGTACACTTCTGAATTTTGGAGCTCAAAGCTACTTTT encodes the following:
- a CDS encoding helix-turn-helix domain-containing protein; this translates as MTNKLENILEKEDIQFVCDIMSKTFMLPIHFLDKNGDVLFESAERFVHNPVFPCKTDVFNSLIENNEIYNFPILKINSFYETFFYISIKDYKSFIGTFIVGPSLSSNLTLETIDELISDFNLPITYKKKFFNYYNQLPVINTSTLLNFSLVLYYSIYKTKLDIDTIKEKNSALEHNVPQMHNLLNLTLSETRKNNTFHIPYKYEQLLFLLIKEGDQNKLLDFLYSPPSGEKGTLSKRSPLRHFKNEFIYACTIAYRAAIDGGVNSEVAYALSVQYTQHMEELKNVQDVQDLRLKMFLDFTNMSYIAKNKPRYSKYITKCQNFIFSHIYEDITLSQLSKAVNLNPNYLSGLFKKEVGMTISNYIQKERIEEAKKLLILTDNSLSEICTLLNFGAQSYFSTIFKRFTGVTPKEYRHLNKIT